One window of the Eucalyptus grandis isolate ANBG69807.140 chromosome 6, ASM1654582v1, whole genome shotgun sequence genome contains the following:
- the LOC104450444 gene encoding NEP1-interacting protein 1: MEPVWVWCCYGISAIIFSFSYAVAVFFLAIVGSTLGALVGVLLSVKSQSGLFSRVAVGAIAGGVLLINAFKTSISFWLSDDGSFSDVLQWTDSMTELDAGNIVQQFFYYLTLSRLEQTLAHPNNMINEIRVDRTKVSKNSFDRIGRIRITKEHLMDSSGNRNSCSICLQDFECEDVARRLPNCRHLFHVSCIKKWTSKQRSCPLCRSPIVQVK; this comes from the exons ATGGAGCCGGTGTGGGTTTGGTGCTGCTATGGAATCTCTGCAATCATCTTCAGCTTCTCTTATGCAGTTGCTGTCTTCTTCTTGGCTATTG TCGGAAGTACGTTGGGAGCACTCGTGGGAGTTCTGCTCAGCGTGAAAAGCCAGAGCGGCCTCTTCTCTAGGGTGGCGGTAGGAGCTATAGCAGGCGGCGTGCTCTTGATTAATGCCTTCAAAACGTCCATTTCTTTCTGGCTCTCTGATGATGGTTCGTTCAGCGACGTTCTTCAGTGG ACCGATTCGATGACAGAACTTGATGCTGGAAATATAGTTCAACAGTTCTTTTATTATCTCACCCTCTCAAGATTAGAGCAGACTCTAGCACACCCCAACAATATGATCAACGAAATCAGGGTAGACCGCACCAAAGTATCAAAGAATTCATTCGACAGGATTGGTAGGATCAGAATAACAAAGGAACACCTGATGGATTCTTCAGGAAATAGAAACTCCTGCTCGATATGCCTTCAG GATTTTGAATGCGAAGACGTGGCGAGGAGACTGCCTAACTGTCGCCACTTGTTTCACGTAAGTTGCATCAAAAAGTGGACTTCCAAGCAAAGGTCTTGCCCTTTATGCAGAAGTCCCATAGTTCAAGTGAAATGA
- the LOC104450445 gene encoding V-type proton ATPase subunit B 2 produces MGVALMSYDMEEGTLEIGMEYRTVSGVAGPLVILDKVKGPKYQEIVNIRLGDGTTRRGQVLEVNGEKAVVQVFEGTSGIDNKYTTVQFTGEVLKTPVSMDMLGRIFNGSGKPIDNGPPILPEAYLDISGSSINPSERTYPEEMIQTGISTIDVMNSIARGQKIPLFSAAGLPHNEIAAQICRQAGLVKRLEKADSIIKDDEEDNFAIVFAAMGVNMETAQFFKRDFEENGSMERVTLFLNLANDPTIERIITPRIALTTAEYLAYECGKHVLVILTDMSSYADALREVSAAREEVPGRRGYPGYMYTDLATIYERAGRIEGRKGSITQIPILTMPNDDITHPTPDLTGYITEGQIYIDRQLHNRQIYPPINVLPSLSRLMKSAIGEGMTRRDHADVSNQLYANYAIGKDVQAMKAVVGEEALSSEDLLYLEFLEKFERKFVMQGAYDTRNIYQSLDLAWTLLRIFPRELLHRIPAKTLDQYYSRDSAN; encoded by the exons ATGGGAGTGGCACTGATGAGTTATGACATGGAAGAGGGGACTCTGGAGATCGGCATGG AGTATAGGACCGTGTCTGGTGTTGCTGGGCCATTGGTTATACTTGACAAAGTCAAG GGACCAAAGTATCAAGAGATTGTAAATATCCGCTTGGGAGATGGAACGACTAGACGTGGGCAAGTCCTTGAAGTTAATGGAGAGAAAGCTGTTGTGCAG GTTTTTGAAGGAACTTCTGGGATTGACAACAAATACACCACTGTGCAATTCACTGGCGAG GTTCTGAAAACACCTGTATCCATGGATATGCTTGGGCGCATATTTAATGGTTCTGGGAAGCCCATTGATAATGGCCCTCCAATTCTGCCGGAGGCTTACCTAGATATTTCTG GAAGTTCTATAAATCCCAGTGAAAGAACCTATCCAGAAGAGATGATACAAACGGGAATTTCCACCATTGATGTAATGAATTCCATAGCTCGTGGACAGAAGATCCCACTTTTCTCTGCTGCTGGTCTTCCTCATAATGAAATAGCTGCTCAGATTTGCCGCCAGGCTGGTCTTGTGAAGCGATTGGAGAAGGCTGACAGTATTATCAAG gatgatgaagaggacaATTTTGCCATAGTATTTGCAGCTATGGGAGTGAACATGGAAACTGCACAATTTTTCAAACGTGACTTTGAGGAAAATGGGTCAATGGAGAGAGTGACCCTTTTCCTTAATCTG GCCAATGATCCAACTATTGAACGCATCATCACTCCGCGAATTGCCCTTACAACTGCTGAGTATCTGGCTTATGAATGTGGGAAGCATGTGTTAGTCATACTCACAGATATGAGTTCGTATGCAGATGCCCTTCGTGAG GTATCAGCTGCACGAGAAGAAGTTCCTGGAAGGCGTGGGTATCCTGGGTATATGTACACTGATCTGGCAACAATATATGAGCGTGCTGGGCGTATTGAAGGGCGAAAGGGCTCCATCACTCAAATTCCTATTTTGACTATGCCTAATGATG ATATTACGCACCCGACTCCAGATCTTACTGGTTATATTACTGAGGGGCAGATATATATTGACAGACAACTTCACAATCGACAG ATCTATCCTCCCATCAATGTGCTTCCATCACTTTCGCGATTGATGAAA AGTGCAATAGGTGAGGGAATGACGCGTAGAGATCATGCTGATGTCTCCAACCAG CTATATGCAAATTATGCAATTGGGAAAGATGTTCAAGCTATGAAAGCTGTGGTTGGAGAAGAAGCTCTATCTTCTGAGGatctg CTTTATCTGGAGTTCCTTGAAAAGTTCGAGAGGAAATTTGTGATGCAGGGGGCCTACGACACCCGCAATATTTATCAGTCTCTCGACTTGGCTTGGACTTTGCTTCGCATATTCCCTCGCGAGCTGCTCCACCGTATACCGGCAAAGACACTGGACCAATACTACAGCCGTGACTCCGCAAACTGA